In a genomic window of Octadecabacter temperatus:
- a CDS encoding class II histone deacetylase yields MSTGFFWDERCFWHGGGNFAGMLPVGGLVQPMASGGLPESPESKRRLMNLMDVTGLARELDLRHAPEATREDLLRVHPASYLDTFKATSDAGGGELGRRTPFGPGGYEMAALSAGLSIAALEAVLRSEVDNAYALSRPPGHHCLPDYPNGFCLFANLALAIQSARAKGLVERVVVLDWDVHHGNGTEAIFYEDPNVLTISMHQERNYPMDTGDFADRGRGAGKGFNLNIPLPPGTGHIGYIATMERIVLPQIRAFNPDVIVIACGYDAAAIDPLGRMLATAETFQVMTQQVKALAQDLCGGRLMMAHEGGYSEVYVPFCGHHVLAEMAGSDITAPDPFGEVFPLRQPNAAFDRFVDGVLDEMLAAL; encoded by the coding sequence ATGAGCACAGGATTTTTCTGGGACGAGCGGTGCTTTTGGCATGGTGGCGGGAATTTCGCGGGCATGCTTCCGGTTGGCGGGTTGGTGCAGCCCATGGCCAGTGGCGGCTTGCCCGAAAGCCCTGAAAGCAAGCGGCGTTTGATGAACCTGATGGATGTGACGGGCTTGGCGCGTGAACTTGACCTGCGCCACGCACCCGAGGCCACGCGCGAGGATCTGTTGCGCGTTCATCCGGCGTCCTACCTCGACACGTTCAAAGCGACGTCAGACGCAGGCGGCGGCGAATTGGGACGACGCACCCCCTTTGGGCCAGGTGGCTATGAAATGGCGGCGCTGTCTGCGGGGCTATCTATCGCCGCACTTGAGGCCGTGTTGCGCAGCGAGGTGGACAATGCCTATGCCCTGTCGCGCCCGCCGGGGCATCACTGCCTGCCCGACTATCCCAACGGTTTTTGCCTGTTTGCCAATCTTGCCCTCGCCATTCAATCTGCGCGCGCCAAGGGGTTGGTTGAACGCGTGGTCGTGCTGGATTGGGATGTTCACCACGGTAACGGAACCGAGGCGATCTTTTATGAAGACCCCAATGTGCTGACCATTTCCATGCACCAAGAGCGCAATTACCCAATGGATACCGGCGATTTTGCAGATCGCGGCCGCGGCGCTGGTAAGGGTTTCAACCTCAACATACCGCTGCCTCCTGGAACCGGCCATATCGGCTACATCGCCACGATGGAGCGCATCGTGTTGCCGCAAATTCGCGCCTTCAACCCAGATGTGATTGTCATTGCTTGCGGCTATGACGCGGCGGCGATTGACCCGCTCGGGCGTATGCTCGCCACAGCAGAAACGTTCCAAGTGATGACACAGCAGGTGAAAGCACTGGCGCAAGACCTTTGTGGTGGCAGATTGATGATGGCCCATGAAGGCGGTTATTCCGAGGTCTATGTGCCGTTCTGCGGGCATCACGTCTTAGCTGAAATGGCGGGCAGCGACATCACTGCGCCCGATCCGTTCGGTGAAGTTTTTCCACTACGCCAACCGAACGCGGCGTTTGATCGATTTGTGGATGGGGTATTAGACGAAATGCTGGCAGCGCTTTAA
- a CDS encoding RidA family protein — MIERIETGERSSKIVKHNGVVYLTGQVAEGDTIQEQVQTCLDKIDALLIQAGSSREQMLRVTVWLADMDDFAGLNEVWNAWVPTGHAPARACVNAKLARDVLKVEFMVDAAYE; from the coding sequence ATGATTGAACGTATTGAAACCGGTGAACGCTCAAGCAAGATCGTGAAACATAATGGGGTCGTTTACCTGACGGGGCAGGTGGCCGAGGGCGACACGATCCAAGAGCAGGTTCAGACCTGCCTTGATAAGATTGACGCGCTGTTGATTCAGGCGGGGTCTTCACGCGAACAGATGCTGCGGGTCACAGTATGGCTGGCGGATATGGACGACTTCGCAGGCCTCAACGAGGTTTGGAATGCATGGGTTCCCACGGGCCACGCCCCTGCGCGCGCTTGCGTAAATGCGAAACTGGCACGCGATGTGCTGAAGGTCGAATTTATGGTCGATGCCGCGTATGAGTGA
- a CDS encoding nitroreductase family protein, whose protein sequence is MPDRNQAALDFLLTRRSRPAKTLRAPVPDRATLEVLLTAAARTPDHGKLEPWRFIVLEKPALTRLAAMIPARAAALEIPEDKLDKAVAQYRDADLAVVVVDSPVASEKVPQIEQTYSSGAVCLSLLNAALAAGWGANWLSGWASHDAVFCKDGLGLEPHERIAGLIHLGTETSAPPERPRPDLSQKVVWVSE, encoded by the coding sequence ATGCCTGATCGTAACCAAGCCGCCCTCGACTTTCTGCTAACCCGCCGTTCGCGCCCTGCCAAAACCCTTCGCGCCCCCGTGCCGGACCGCGCCACGCTTGAGGTTCTGCTGACGGCTGCTGCACGCACGCCCGATCACGGCAAACTGGAACCTTGGCGCTTTATCGTGCTGGAAAAACCTGCGCTCACACGCCTCGCCGCAATGATCCCCGCACGGGCCGCTGCCCTCGAAATCCCCGAAGATAAGCTCGACAAAGCCGTGGCGCAATACCGCGATGCGGACCTCGCGGTTGTGGTTGTCGACAGCCCTGTCGCGTCCGAAAAGGTCCCTCAGATTGAGCAAACCTATTCCTCCGGTGCCGTCTGTTTGTCCCTTCTGAATGCAGCCCTTGCTGCGGGATGGGGCGCAAATTGGCTGTCCGGCTGGGCATCCCATGACGCTGTGTTTTGCAAAGACGGACTTGGTCTTGAACCCCATGAACGCATTGCCGGCCTCATTCATTTGGGCACTGAAACCAGCGCCCCACCGGAACGCCCACGCCCTGACCTTTCGCAAAAGGTCGTTTGGGTTTCAGAATGA
- a CDS encoding EI24 domain-containing protein, translating into MIFTDFLKALGQMDDRAFRRVLFLGLGLTVALLVGVYAAWLALVGNFTAGPITLPFVGEVTWIGSLLGWGGLGVIILASIFLMIPVASAITSFFLEDVADAVEAKHYPDLMPAPKVPFSEAIIDTITFFGFLIGANLLAIIAYGFLPFFAVPIFFLLNGYLLGREYFTVAALRREGRVRAKQMARAHRAEIWMAGVLMAIPLVIPLMNLFIPILGAATFTHLYHRIAARSVTR; encoded by the coding sequence ATGATTTTTACCGACTTCCTTAAGGCCCTCGGTCAAATGGACGACCGCGCCTTTCGTCGTGTTCTATTTCTTGGGCTCGGGTTAACGGTTGCGCTGCTTGTTGGGGTATACGCCGCATGGCTGGCGTTGGTTGGCAACTTCACCGCCGGCCCAATCACGCTACCCTTTGTCGGTGAAGTCACTTGGATCGGCTCATTGCTTGGTTGGGGCGGACTTGGCGTCATTATCCTAGCGTCGATCTTCCTGATGATCCCCGTTGCTTCCGCGATAACGTCCTTCTTCCTCGAAGATGTGGCTGACGCGGTTGAGGCCAAGCACTACCCTGACCTCATGCCTGCCCCCAAAGTTCCGTTCTCAGAGGCGATCATCGACACGATTACATTCTTTGGTTTTTTGATTGGCGCAAACCTTTTGGCTATTATCGCCTATGGTTTCTTGCCGTTCTTTGCAGTGCCAATATTCTTTTTACTGAATGGGTATCTGCTTGGGCGCGAGTATTTCACGGTCGCCGCACTACGTCGCGAAGGGCGTGTGCGGGCCAAGCAAATGGCGCGCGCACACCGTGCAGAAATCTGGATGGCAGGGGTGTTGATGGCAATTCCACTGGTCATTCCGTTGATGAACCTGTTCATCCCGATCTTGGGTGCGGCCACCTTCACACATCTCTATCACCGCATCGCGGCGCGAAGCGTTACTCGCTAG
- a CDS encoding DUF1467 family protein, whose translation MGITSAIVLFAVVWFMTLFVVLPLRMKTQGEVGDVVPGTHTSAPADAQIGRKARITTYFAIPIWAVLVAIILSGWISVRDLDWFERMGPPSSTSE comes from the coding sequence ATGGGTATTACATCAGCCATCGTTTTGTTTGCCGTGGTGTGGTTCATGACGCTTTTCGTTGTGTTGCCGCTGCGGATGAAAACCCAAGGTGAGGTGGGGGACGTCGTTCCCGGTACGCACACGTCCGCGCCTGCTGACGCGCAGATCGGGCGCAAGGCACGTATCACGACCTATTTCGCGATCCCAATCTGGGCGGTTTTGGTTGCGATCATCCTGTCGGGCTGGATTTCGGTACGTGACTTGGACTGGTTTGAGCGCATGGGCCCACCGAGCAGCACTAGCGAGTAA
- the mce gene encoding methylmalonyl-CoA epimerase encodes MIGRLNHVAIAVPDLEAACAQYRGALGANVGEPQDEPDHGVTVVFIELPNTKIEFLYPLGDNSPIAGFLEKNPAGGIHHICYEVEDIEVARDKLLAEGARVLGDIKIGAHNKPVLFLHPKDFNGCLVELEQV; translated from the coding sequence ATGATCGGACGTTTGAACCATGTGGCCATTGCGGTGCCAGACCTTGAAGCCGCATGTGCGCAGTATCGCGGTGCTTTGGGCGCCAACGTGGGTGAGCCGCAGGATGAGCCTGACCACGGGGTAACGGTTGTCTTTATTGAGCTGCCCAACACCAAGATCGAATTCTTGTACCCGTTGGGCGACAACAGCCCGATTGCTGGATTCCTTGAGAAAAACCCAGCAGGGGGCATTCACCATATTTGTTATGAGGTCGAGGACATCGAAGTCGCGCGTGACAAGCTGTTGGCTGAGGGCGCGCGCGTTTTGGGCGACATCAAGATCGGTGCACACAACAAGCCTGTGCTGTTCTTGCACCCGAAAGACTTTAACGGCTGCCTCGTTGAACTGGAGCAGGTCTGA
- a CDS encoding response regulator, whose amino-acid sequence MDSLDDFMQTRPPTAARPLLGLTVLVVEDSRFASEAMRLLCLRSGARIRRADSLHHAQRHLAVYRPAVVIIDLGLPDGSGVDLIRDLTQGASRVEVVFGTSGDPDGERLAIKAGADGFMAKPVSSIGYFQSKVLEHLPADRQPKGLRALNDEVIVPDEVALRDDLEAAAIVLEDATDHRSLRYLTQFLGGIARSVDDAPLEREMDALANLQTSDAALQSQVARVAAMVQDRIARTSPI is encoded by the coding sequence ATGGACAGCTTGGATGACTTTATGCAGACCCGCCCGCCAACCGCGGCGCGCCCTTTGTTGGGGCTAACCGTCCTTGTCGTTGAAGACAGTCGTTTTGCATCCGAGGCGATGCGCCTGCTTTGCCTGCGATCTGGCGCACGGATCAGACGCGCCGACAGCCTGCATCACGCGCAGCGCCACCTCGCCGTTTATCGCCCTGCCGTGGTGATTATCGACCTTGGCTTGCCGGATGGTTCAGGCGTTGACCTCATTCGCGACCTCACCCAAGGGGCGAGCCGTGTTGAAGTTGTGTTCGGAACTTCTGGTGATCCCGATGGTGAACGCCTCGCGATCAAAGCCGGCGCTGACGGGTTTATGGCCAAGCCTGTTTCAAGCATCGGGTACTTCCAGTCCAAAGTCCTTGAACACCTCCCCGCCGACCGCCAGCCCAAAGGTCTACGCGCCCTCAACGATGAGGTCATCGTCCCGGATGAGGTCGCTCTGCGTGATGACCTCGAAGCGGCCGCGATTGTGCTGGAAGACGCAACGGATCATCGATCCTTACGTTATCTGACGCAGTTTTTAGGTGGCATCGCCCGCAGCGTTGATGACGCCCCGCTTGAGCGTGAAATGGATGCTTTGGCCAATCTGCAAACATCCGACGCGGCCCTGCAATCCCAAGTCGCCCGCGTCGCAGCAATGGTGCAAGACCGGATCGCGCGAACCAGCCCTATCTAG
- a CDS encoding GNAT family N-acetyltransferase — protein MDKEARPIGPFVAFEGAEFPTGQTLVGRHVRMEKINVERHGSGLWAQMAGADQLWDYLFEEAPIDEAEFLAGLRITVARDDWSGYAVCLPDGSPVGYAFHLNIVPQMGTIEVGNINFSPTLQRTPAATEAMFLMMQHVFALGYRRYEWKCNALNAPSRRAAQRLGFSWEGIFRQHLVVKGRNRDTAWLAMTDGEWPALEAAFQTWLSPDNFDGNGHQRQTLRALTTPCRVASDPNQAT, from the coding sequence ATGGATAAAGAAGCGCGGCCTATCGGGCCTTTCGTGGCGTTTGAAGGTGCTGAATTTCCAACTGGGCAGACCTTGGTTGGTCGCCATGTTCGCATGGAAAAGATCAATGTTGAACGGCACGGATCTGGGCTTTGGGCGCAGATGGCGGGTGCGGATCAGTTGTGGGATTACCTGTTTGAGGAAGCTCCAATCGACGAAGCGGAGTTCCTTGCAGGGTTGCGCATTACCGTCGCGCGCGACGATTGGAGCGGTTATGCGGTGTGCCTGCCGGATGGATCGCCCGTGGGGTATGCATTTCACCTCAACATTGTGCCTCAGATGGGCACGATTGAAGTCGGCAACATCAATTTTTCACCTACATTGCAAAGAACCCCTGCCGCGACAGAAGCGATGTTTTTGATGATGCAACATGTCTTCGCTCTTGGATACCGGCGGTATGAGTGGAAGTGCAACGCGTTGAACGCACCGTCCCGACGTGCTGCACAACGGTTGGGGTTCTCTTGGGAAGGTATTTTCCGTCAGCATTTGGTTGTTAAGGGGCGCAACCGTGACACGGCGTGGTTGGCGATGACAGATGGCGAATGGCCCGCATTAGAGGCGGCGTTTCAGACGTGGTTGTCGCCCGACAACTTCGATGGAAACGGACACCAACGCCAAACATTGCGTGCGTTGACGACGCCGTGCCGTGTTGCGTCTGATCCGAACCAAGCGACCTAG
- a CDS encoding Flp family type IVb pilin: MERFVKKFWTEEDGNTTIDWMVLTAGLVLLGAAVMATVGQPAQSLAEDTNAIIETIEPNTGV, encoded by the coding sequence ATGGAACGCTTTGTTAAGAAATTTTGGACTGAAGAAGACGGTAACACAACGATTGACTGGATGGTGTTGACCGCCGGCCTCGTTTTGTTGGGCGCAGCTGTTATGGCAACCGTTGGTCAGCCAGCACAATCATTGGCCGAAGACACGAACGCCATCATCGAGACGATCGAGCCAAACACAGGCGTATAA
- a CDS encoding DUF1501 domain-containing protein — protein MDRRNFLIGGAALGCSAAASPFVTPVAMAAAPWDARLVVIILRGAMDGVDVIQPYGDPALAGLRPTLFTGKAADLDGFYALHPSFEPLRPLWNAGEFGAVHAVSTPYRDKRSHFDGQDILEAGLPDLSGGGLRDGWLNRMLQVVPGLEPEVAFAIGREQMLVLSGDAPASRWSPDARLTISPNARALLNVVHHDDPLFRDASDDAIAIAEQISLEADLAEETEAMMAESPMMEAVSRGGEHVKIAEFAASRLRADTRIASFSINGWDTHARQSNGMKNGARALTDTILTLKAGLGSAWDKTAVLCLTEFGRTARENGSSGTDHGTGGAMLYAGGALRGGQVIGDWPGLGESDLYAGRDLLPTRDVRAYLAWVMRGLIGLDQAVLEQAIFPGLELGPNPGLVR, from the coding sequence ATGGATCGTAGAAACTTCCTGATTGGTGGTGCCGCGTTAGGGTGTTCTGCTGCGGCGTCACCGTTTGTGACGCCTGTCGCGATGGCGGCGGCACCTTGGGACGCGCGCTTGGTTGTGATCATTTTGCGCGGCGCGATGGATGGGGTGGATGTAATCCAGCCCTACGGTGATCCTGCATTGGCGGGGCTAAGGCCGACCTTGTTTACCGGAAAAGCAGCTGATCTTGATGGATTTTACGCGCTGCATCCATCCTTTGAACCGCTGCGCCCCCTTTGGAATGCGGGCGAGTTTGGAGCTGTACATGCGGTGTCCACGCCTTATCGCGACAAGCGTAGCCATTTTGACGGGCAGGACATTCTGGAGGCCGGATTACCGGACCTTTCAGGTGGGGGGCTGCGAGATGGCTGGTTAAACCGTATGTTACAGGTGGTACCGGGGCTCGAGCCTGAAGTGGCGTTCGCGATTGGGCGTGAGCAGATGTTGGTACTATCAGGGGACGCACCCGCGTCGCGCTGGTCACCGGATGCGCGACTGACGATTTCACCGAATGCGCGGGCTTTGTTGAATGTTGTCCATCACGATGACCCGCTGTTTCGGGATGCATCCGATGATGCGATCGCCATTGCTGAGCAGATCTCGCTTGAGGCGGATTTGGCGGAAGAAACCGAAGCAATGATGGCCGAAAGCCCGATGATGGAGGCCGTTTCGCGAGGGGGCGAGCATGTGAAGATCGCTGAATTTGCGGCTTCGCGCCTGCGGGCGGACACGCGGATCGCGTCATTTTCGATCAATGGGTGGGATACCCATGCGCGTCAAAGCAATGGAATGAAGAACGGGGCACGGGCGCTGACGGATACGATTTTGACGCTGAAGGCAGGGCTTGGTTCTGCGTGGGACAAGACTGCTGTGCTGTGTTTGACAGAATTCGGGCGCACGGCGCGCGAAAACGGCAGCAGCGGAACGGATCACGGCACAGGCGGTGCGATGCTTTATGCTGGCGGTGCGCTTCGCGGTGGTCAGGTGATCGGGGATTGGCCGGGATTGGGTGAAAGCGACCTATATGCTGGTCGCGATTTGCTACCAACGCGGGATGTGCGCGCGTATTTGGCTTGGGTGATGCGGGGGCTTATCGGGCTTGATCAAGCGGTACTTGAGCAAGCAATCTTTCCAGGTCTCGAACTTGGTCCGAACCCTGGTTTGGTGCGTTAG
- a CDS encoding DUF1800 domain-containing protein, with amino-acid sequence MPFDPTIAAIRFGMGLSPTIAPPNSVADMLGILAGPDTIAAEVPIPTYTDVYPSPLDYRQATRGLRQAQGTDAEEAADQHRRQVREDGHELLLTHVRSEMTRAAHTQDGFRERLTRFWADHFTARPTKGIDRHLVSPYIEEAIRPNVTGRFSDMLVAVVGSPMMIWFLDQHQSMGPNSQAARGGNRGLNENLAREILELHTLGVGGAYQQIDVRELAKLLTGVSASADQGGYFRPSHAEPGAERVLGIEYGGGEPSIEDVNAGLRGIAMHPDTARHLARKLVVHFIAPTPDADLVEAMATRYLENGGILMGMYEVMLAHEAAWAIGALKVKQPFDFIASSVRALGVSREDIFASERSFIRGAVQRPMTVMGQTWQRPVGPDGWPEEEENWITPQGMAGRITWSMQVPGRLLDRLPDPREFVFTALGPTPPEAVVFAANAAETVSDGVGLVLASAAFQRR; translated from the coding sequence GTGCCGTTTGACCCAACCATTGCAGCGATCCGTTTTGGTATGGGGCTGTCCCCGACAATTGCGCCACCAAATTCCGTTGCGGATATGCTGGGGATTCTGGCCGGGCCTGACACGATTGCGGCCGAAGTACCGATCCCGACTTACACTGACGTATACCCGTCGCCTTTGGATTATAGGCAAGCAACACGGGGCCTGCGCCAAGCACAGGGGACGGATGCGGAGGAGGCGGCAGATCAACACCGCCGTCAGGTTCGTGAAGATGGCCATGAGTTGTTGCTGACACATGTCAGATCGGAAATGACCCGCGCGGCCCATACGCAAGACGGGTTTCGCGAGCGTCTTACGCGGTTCTGGGCCGACCATTTTACGGCCCGCCCAACCAAGGGCATTGATCGGCATTTGGTATCTCCGTACATCGAAGAGGCCATTCGCCCGAACGTGACCGGTCGTTTTTCAGATATGTTGGTGGCCGTTGTCGGTAGCCCGATGATGATCTGGTTTCTGGATCAGCATCAGTCGATGGGGCCAAATTCGCAGGCGGCCCGTGGTGGAAACAGGGGGCTGAACGAGAACCTCGCGCGGGAAATTCTTGAACTGCACACGCTTGGGGTCGGTGGGGCATATCAGCAAATAGACGTTCGCGAATTGGCTAAGCTTTTGACAGGGGTTTCTGCGAGCGCAGACCAAGGTGGATACTTTAGACCAAGTCATGCGGAACCCGGGGCTGAGCGAGTTTTGGGCATTGAATATGGTGGAGGTGAGCCTTCAATCGAGGATGTGAACGCTGGATTACGCGGCATTGCAATGCATCCCGATACGGCGCGTCATCTAGCGCGAAAGCTGGTGGTACATTTCATAGCGCCGACGCCAGATGCGGATCTAGTTGAGGCGATGGCAACGCGATATTTGGAAAACGGCGGCATCCTAATGGGGATGTACGAGGTGATGCTGGCGCATGAGGCGGCATGGGCGATCGGGGCACTAAAGGTTAAGCAACCGTTTGATTTTATTGCATCATCCGTGCGGGCGCTGGGCGTGTCGCGCGAAGATATTTTTGCGTCAGAAAGATCGTTCATTCGCGGCGCTGTGCAAAGGCCCATGACGGTGATGGGACAGACGTGGCAGCGCCCAGTGGGTCCGGATGGTTGGCCTGAAGAGGAAGAAAACTGGATCACGCCGCAGGGCATGGCGGGGCGCATTACATGGTCGATGCAGGTGCCGGGACGACTGTTGGATCGGCTGCCTGACCCGCGGGAGTTTGTGTTCACGGCACTTGGCCCGACGCCGCCCGAAGCGGTAGTATTTGCTGCAAATGCGGCTGAAACTGTGAGCGACGGGGTTGGCCTTGTGCTGGCCTCCGCCGCGTTCCAGAGGAGATGA
- the aspS gene encoding aspartate--tRNA ligase — protein sequence MHAYRSHSCAELNKDNVGENVRLSGWVHRIRDHGGLLFIDLRDHYGITQVMADPDSPVFKDIEKVRSEWCIRIDGNVMARDESLVNDKLPTGEIEVFIRDIEVLGAANELPLMVFGDQEYPEDTRLKYRYLDLRREKMQDNMKLRSDVVSSMRKRMWDKGFREFQTPIITASSPEGARDFLVPSRLHPGKFYALPQAPQQFKQLIMVSGYDKYFQIAPCFRDEDPRADRSPTDFYQLDLEMSFVEQQDVFDTIQPVITGIFEEFGKGRKVDQTWEQISYRDAALWYGSDKPDLRNPIKMQVVSEHFKDSGFAIFAKLLEQEGTEVRAIPAPTGGGRKFCDRMNVFAQKEGLPGMGYIFWRKQSADSIAQERGITVKEVNALIKSGEIVLGDEAAGPLAKNIGPERTEAIRQQLGLGVGDAAFFLGGKPKAFESVAGKARQVIGDELGLTDTNRFAFAWIVDFPIYERDEETGKVDFEHNPFSMPQGGMAALDGDPEDVLGYQYDLACNGYELVSGAIRNHRPEIMFKAFEIAGYGKDEVEKRFGGMVNAFQYGAPPHGGCAAGVDRIVMLLADADNLRDVIMFPMNQRAEDVMMGAPNLPMNEQLRELSLRVVPQES from the coding sequence ATGCACGCCTATCGCAGCCACTCATGCGCCGAATTGAACAAGGATAACGTGGGCGAAAACGTCCGTTTGTCCGGCTGGGTGCATCGCATTCGTGACCACGGCGGGTTGTTGTTCATCGATTTGCGCGACCATTACGGTATCACGCAGGTGATGGCTGACCCTGATAGCCCTGTGTTCAAGGACATCGAAAAGGTCCGTTCCGAGTGGTGTATCCGCATTGATGGCAACGTCATGGCGCGCGATGAAAGCCTTGTGAACGACAAGCTGCCAACGGGTGAGATTGAGGTGTTCATTCGTGACATCGAAGTTTTGGGCGCTGCGAACGAGCTGCCTTTGATGGTGTTTGGCGATCAGGAATACCCTGAAGATACGCGCCTGAAGTACCGCTACCTCGACCTGCGTCGCGAAAAGATGCAAGACAACATGAAGCTGCGTTCCGACGTTGTGTCGTCTATGCGCAAGCGGATGTGGGACAAAGGTTTCCGCGAATTCCAAACGCCGATCATCACAGCATCGTCCCCTGAGGGCGCACGTGACTTCTTAGTGCCGTCACGCTTGCACCCGGGCAAGTTCTACGCGCTGCCGCAGGCGCCACAGCAGTTCAAGCAGCTGATTATGGTGTCGGGCTACGACAAGTATTTCCAGATCGCGCCGTGTTTCCGTGATGAAGACCCGCGTGCGGATCGCTCGCCCACCGATTTCTACCAGTTGGATTTGGAGATGAGCTTTGTTGAGCAGCAGGACGTTTTCGACACGATCCAGCCGGTTATCACAGGCATTTTTGAGGAGTTTGGCAAAGGCCGTAAGGTTGACCAAACGTGGGAACAGATTTCCTACCGTGATGCCGCGCTTTGGTATGGTTCTGATAAGCCTGACCTTCGCAACCCGATCAAAATGCAGGTTGTTTCCGAGCACTTCAAAGATTCCGGTTTCGCGATCTTCGCTAAGTTGTTGGAGCAAGAGGGCACAGAAGTGCGTGCAATTCCGGCACCAACTGGTGGCGGGCGTAAATTCTGTGACCGCATGAACGTATTCGCGCAAAAAGAAGGACTGCCTGGAATGGGCTATATCTTCTGGCGCAAACAGTCAGCGGATAGCATCGCGCAAGAGCGCGGGATTACCGTTAAAGAAGTGAACGCGCTGATCAAATCCGGTGAGATTGTACTGGGTGATGAAGCAGCTGGCCCATTGGCGAAAAACATCGGCCCTGAGCGCACGGAAGCGATCCGTCAGCAGTTGGGCCTTGGTGTTGGTGATGCGGCGTTCTTCCTTGGCGGCAAGCCGAAGGCGTTTGAATCTGTTGCTGGTAAGGCGCGTCAGGTTATCGGCGATGAGCTGGGCCTGACAGACACGAACCGTTTTGCATTTGCATGGATCGTTGATTTCCCAATCTACGAACGCGATGAAGAAACCGGCAAAGTCGACTTTGAACACAACCCGTTCTCTATGCCGCAGGGCGGAATGGCAGCGCTGGATGGCGACCCTGAGGATGTGCTGGGTTACCAATATGACCTTGCTTGCAACGGTTATGAGCTGGTGTCTGGTGCGATCCGGAACCACCGCCCTGAAATCATGTTCAAGGCGTTTGAAATTGCAGGCTACGGCAAGGACGAAGTCGAAAAGCGTTTTGGCGGCATGGTTAACGCGTTCCAATACGGTGCTCCGCCACACGGTGGTTGTGCGGCTGGTGTTGACCGGATTGTTATGCTGCTCGCGGATGCGGACAACCTGCGCGATGTCATCATGTTCCCGATGAACCAGCGTGCGGAAGACGTCATGATGGGCGCGCCGAACCTGCCGATGAACGAACAATTGCGCGAGTTGAGCCTGCGGGTCGTTCCGCAAGAAAGCTAA
- a CDS encoding DUF1761 domain-containing protein, translated as MGMILANTSWLAVIVSLVLCMGLGFAWYNPKSPTGQIWMKGAGVTEDSPPVDMGLAMGMNTLGLFLAAIFVGGVGFSASILAILAYGALNTAGGLFAGKSVNVGLMHTGYWLVGAIIITLVHAILG; from the coding sequence ATGGGAATGATTTTAGCGAATACGAGCTGGTTGGCGGTGATCGTCAGCCTCGTTTTGTGCATGGGGCTGGGGTTTGCTTGGTACAATCCAAAGTCGCCGACAGGGCAAATCTGGATGAAGGGCGCAGGTGTGACTGAGGACAGCCCGCCTGTTGATATGGGATTGGCAATGGGGATGAACACCCTTGGGCTGTTTCTGGCGGCGATATTCGTTGGCGGGGTCGGGTTCTCGGCGTCAATCCTTGCGATTTTGGCGTATGGGGCATTGAACACGGCGGGTGGTTTGTTTGCGGGCAAGTCGGTGAACGTCGGCTTGATGCACACCGGCTATTGGTTGGTCGGAGCGATCATAATCACACTCGTTCACGCCATTCTTGGGTGA